A stretch of Equus caballus isolate H_3958 breed thoroughbred chromosome 11, TB-T2T, whole genome shotgun sequence DNA encodes these proteins:
- the LOC100060051 gene encoding E3 ubiquitin-protein ligase TRIM65 — protein sequence MKALEEQNCGWSSRRGSNLIGRRQNSSQRERAAKPLALLDMQRVLRPVQDHIPALQPPAQPSRPPQGQLLMSNNSDLRTFEDQVLCPICLEVFRNPVTTACGHNFCMSCLQGFWDHQATMDEMPYCPQCRETFPSRPRLCKNGILEEMVNCFTQAKGQALGSAQNLAGPTDVPCDFCSPQKLKSVKSCLQCMASLCEKHLRSHFEDQVFQDHQLLEPVWDLKSRLCRKHRKLQRLYCRTEGCCVCGACLLEEHKNHDTIPLEEERARKEVEVRKVQANVENQMLIITSDSQKHRGQVAFLSKMIQTTRDEVNACFSEIIQEVTQLQMKVLDFVEKEEAAALGKLGSSIRQSHNRLLKLERDSIWLRTLLTNQSDQQFLQEFPRLKHLPACMEPLMGTNCEEKQSFLQLPETLAELRTRLLDMGLSFTNQLLLKGIKMSSYEVLPPAVDRKTLLKCYCNLNFDPATASEELFLFKETHSVLNLGILLEPLAAGGPLPGFKQWPQVLCSRGLFEGRHYWEAEVSNSWVCLGVTYRRSPQLSGRPRRNIVYLLGRNPYSWCLEWDSLKFSVWHNNTQTVLHGGYHRALGVALDCRAGCLSFYGVAGGVSLLYRFLASFLEPLYPAVMVSSGAAVTLKQRPEA from the exons ATGAAGGCTCTGGA GGAGCAAAATTGTGGGTGGTCTTCAAGGAGGGGGTCCAATTTGATAGGGAGACGGCAAAACAGCAGCCAAAGGGAAAG GGCAGCCAAGCCTCTGGCTCTCCTTGACATGCAGAGAGTTTTAC GGCCAGTCCAGGACCACatcccagccctgcagccccctgcccagccctcaaGACCTCCCCAAGGACAGCTCCTGATGAGTAACAATAGCGATCTCCGCACATTTGAGGACCAAGTCCTCTGTCCCATTTGCCTGGAGGTGTTCCGCAACCCAGTCACCACCGCCTGCGGGCACAACTTCTGCATGAGCTGCCTGCAAGGTTTCTGGGACCACCAGGCTACCATGGACGAGATGCCCTATTGCCCCCAGTGCCGAGAGACCTTCCCTTCCAGGCCACGCCTCTGCAAGAACGGCATCCTGGAAGAGATGGTGAACTGCTTCACCCAGGCCAAGGGCCAGGCTCTGGGGTCCGCACAGAACCTGGCTGGGCCCACGGATGTGCCCTGCGACTTCTGTTCCCCCCAGAAACTCAAGTCAGTCAAGTCATGCCTGCAGTGCATGGCCTCCCTGTGCGAGAAGCACCTGCGCAGCCACTTTGAGGACCAGGTGTTCCAGGACCACCAGCTGCTGGAGCCCGTGTGGGACCTCAAGAGCCGCTTGTGCCGGAAGCACCGCAAGCTGCAGCGGCTGTACTGCCGCACAGAGGGCTGCTGCGTGTGCGGGGCCTGCCTGCTGGAGGAGCACAAGAACCACGACACCATCCCCCTGGAGGAGGAGCGAGCCCgcaaggag GTCGAGGTTCGGAAGGTCCAGGCCAACGTGGAGAACCAGATGTTGATCATCACTTCTGACAGCCAGAAGCACCGCGGGCAGGTGGCCTTTCTCTCG AAAATGATCCAGACAACACGAGATGAGGTGAACGCCTGCTTCTCAGAGATCATCCaggaggtcacacagctgcagaTGAAGGTCTTGGATTTCGTGGAGAAAGAGGAGGCAGCTGCCCTGGGGAAGCTGGGCAGCTCCATCCGGCAGAGCCACAACCGGCTCCTGAAGCTGGAAAGGGACAGCATCTGGCTTCGCACCCTGCTCACCAACCAGAGCGACCAGCAATTTCTGCAG GAGTTCCCCAGGCTGAAGCACCTCCCAGCCTGCATGGAACCCCTGATGGGCACCAACTGTGAGGAGAAGCAGAGCTTCCTCCAGCTGCCAGAGACCCTGGCGGAGCTCCGGACCCGGCTGCTGGACATGGGTCTCAGCTTCACCAATCAGCTCCTCCTGAAGG GCATTAAGATGAGCTCCTATGAAGTGCTGCCCCCAGCCGTGGACAGGAAAACACTTCTCAAGT GTTACTGCAACCTGAACTTCGACCCCGCCACCGCCAGCGAGGAGCTGTTCCTCTTCAAGGAGACGCACTCGGTGCTGAACCTGGGCATCCTCCTGGAGCCCTTAGCCGCCGGCGGTCCCCTCCCGGGCTTCAAGCAGTGGCCTCAGGTGCTGTGCTCGCGCGGCCTGTTCGAGGGCCGCCACTACTGGGAGGCGGAGGTGTCCAACTCGTGGGTGTGCCTGGGCGTCACCTACCGCCGCAGCCCCCAGCTCAGCGGCCGCCCGCGCCGCAACATCGTCTACCTGCTGGGCCGCAACCCCTACTCGTGGTGCCTGGAATGGGACTCGCTCAAGTTCTCGGTGTGGCACAATAACACGCAGACGGTGCTGCACGGCGGCTACCACCGCGCGCTCGGCGTGGCGCTCGACTGCCGCGCCGGCTGCCTGTCCTTCTACGGCGTGGCGGGCGGCGTGAGCCTGCTCTACCGCTTCCTCGCCTCCTTCCTGGAGCCGCTCTACCCCGCGGTCATGGTCAGCAGCGGCGCCGCCGTCACGCTCAAGCAGCGCCCGGAGGCCTAG